The following proteins are encoded in a genomic region of Maylandia zebra isolate NMK-2024a linkage group LG1, Mzebra_GT3a, whole genome shotgun sequence:
- the LOC101472259 gene encoding guanylyl cyclase-activating protein 2 encodes MTDMGQTQQTESTEQIDIKIIQDMYKKFILECPSGLLFLHEFKRFFGVEATGEASDYAENMFRAFDKNGDNTIDFLEFVAALNLVFRGDLEHKLRWSFKVYDKDGNGYVDRNELRSIIDSIYRVKKISKDNTSDSYLTVDEVVDRILAAVDTDGDGTVSMEEFIRGAQQDPWLLNILKLDMNPARWVMDQRRKSAHF; translated from the exons ATGGGGCAGACGCAGCAAACAGAGAGCACTGAGCAGATAGACATTAAAATCATCCAGGATATGtacaaaaagtttattttggaaTGCCCGAGTGGATTACTTTTTCTGCATGAGTTTAAGCGTTTCTTTGGTGTGGAAGCTACAGGAGAAGCTTCTGATTATGCAGAGAACATGTTTCGAGCGTTTGATAAAAATGGG GACAATACAATTGATTTCCTTGAGTTTGTGGCGGCACTAAATCTTGTTTTCCGGGGAGACCTGGAGCATAAACTGCGCTGGTCATTCAAGGTGTACGACAAAGATGGAAATGGATACGTGGATAGGAATGAACTACGGTCAATAATCGAT AGCATCTATCGGGTTAAGAAAATCTCCAAGGACAACACAAGTGATTCCTATCTTACTGTCGATGAGGTTGTTGATCGAATATTAGCAGCTGTTGATACTGATGGGGATG GTACTGTGAGCATGGAAGAATTCATTAGAGGTGCACAGCAGGACCCCTGgctgcttaatattttaaagctGGACATGAACCCTGCCAGATGGGTGATGGACCAAAGGAGAAAGAGTGCACATTTCTGA